The proteins below come from a single Sorghum bicolor cultivar BTx623 chromosome 4, Sorghum_bicolor_NCBIv3, whole genome shotgun sequence genomic window:
- the LOC8084448 gene encoding uncharacterized protein LOC8084448 isoform X2, producing MVSRSSNLEVFLEAATPRLPWRSAPMDCFRGPDTVWQLEKKHSVDYFTLEDLWEHYSESSAYGLAVPVRLHHQTTGKSITQHFVPYLSAIQIYTAKALAAVPRSTESETDSWSDDNSVGDKDSRSWDAASSYDSSHEDLDDPTVRSKQGGYLNFQYSECDPPYERIPLADKVAELAQDYPCLTSLNSAELSPSSWLSVAWYPIYHIPYHGNLKGISACFLTYHSISTVFQDEIIVRCGGDRTVALSPFGLATYRMEAGKRLWTEPHHMPAAAAGSGGGSPNAAAASRLSVPSSHSDLYWAASSWLKQVGAHHPDFNFFTAHRSAIR from the exons ATGGTGAGCAGGAGCAGCAATCTTGAGGTCTTCCTGGAGGCCGCTACTCCACGGTTGCCATGGCGATCGGCGCCCATG GACTGTTTCCGAGGGCCAGACACTGTCTGGCAGCTGGAGAAGAAACACTCGGTCGACTACTTCACCCTGGAGGATCTGTGGGAGCATTATTCAGAGAGCAGCGCGTACGGCCTCGCTGTTCCTGTCCGTCTTCATCACCAGACGACGGGCAAGTCCATCACCCAGCATTTCGTTCCCTACCTATCAGCTATTCAGATATACACCGCCAAGGCTCTTGCTGCTGTCCCCAG GAGCACGGAAAGCGAGACTGATTCTTGGAGCGACGATAATAGTGTCGGCGACAAGGATTCCAGGTCTTGGGATGCCGCGTCATCATATGATTCAAGCCATGAAGACTTGGATGATCCTACTGTTCGTTCAAAGCAAGGTGGATACCTGAATTTCCAGTACAGTGAATGCGACCCACCCTATGAGAGAATTCCTCTTGCAGACAAG GTGGCAGAGCTGGCACAAGACTATCCGTGCTTGACATCGCTGAACAGCGCAGAATTGTCACCTTCAAGCTGGCTATCGGTAGCATG GTATCCTATTTACCATATCCCTTATCATGGGAACCTGAAGGGAATTTCTGCATGTTTCCTTACCTACCATTCTATCTCAACGGTGTTTCAAG ATGAGATCATAGTGAGATGCGGTGGCGACAGGACCGTGGCGCTTTCCCCATTCGGACTGGCGACCTACAGAATGGAAGCAGGGAAGCGGCTCTGGACGGAGCCACACCACATGCCTGCAGCTGCTGCTGGTAGTGGTGGTGGATCACcaaatgctgctgctgctagtaGGTTATCAGTCCCATCATCCCATTCTGACCTCTACTGGGCGGCATCCTCTTGGCTGAAGCAAGTGGGAGCACACCATCCTGACTTTAACTTCTTCACAGCTCATCGCTCTGCGATCAGATAG
- the LOC8084450 gene encoding uncharacterized protein LOC8084450 produces MSRLLPPAKTLLLSPFPMFSPPAPHLLLHLPRIHIRTSAGRGGASENAAASGTTARDRRLVKVREERRRREYDREHTYPGWAKVLENACRDDEELRAILGDSIGNPELMKQRIQERVRKKGRAQFNKSKTGSIVAFKVSFRDFNPLNSFIWFEFFGEPTDRDVDLLGGVIQAWYVMGRLGAYNSSNLQLANSMMDYDPSYDSEEASTVMPSSFHDISDVEFQDNWARVWVDLGTSDYLGLDVLLNCLTQLSSEHLGIKQVVFGGKKMGDWEEGMTSSDYGYKHFKI; encoded by the exons ATGTCACGGCTACTCCCGCCTGCTAAAACCCTCCTGCTCTCTCCCTTCCCAATGTTCTCGCCGCCAGcgcctcatcttcttcttcatctacctCGCATCCACATCCGCACATCCGCTGGGAGAGGCGGGGCGTCGGAGAACGCGGCGGCGTCCGGGACGACGGCGAGGGACCGGCGGCTGGTCAAGGTGCGggaggagcgccgccgccgcgagtaCGACCGGGAGCACACCTACCCCGGATGGGCCAA AGTTCTGGAGAACGCCTGCAGGGATGATGAGGAGCTCCGCGCCATTCTCGGTGATAGCATCGGCAACCCGGAGCTCATGAAGCAAAGG ATCCAAGAAAGGGTGCGCAAGAAAGGCAGGGCTCAATTCAACAAATCCAAGACAGGCTCCATTGTTGCTTTTAAAGTCAGCTTCCGAGA CTTCAACCCGTTGAATTCGTTCATTTGGTTTGAGTTCTTTGGAGAACCAACGGATCGAGATGTTGACCTGCTTGGCGGT GTAATTCAGGCTTGGTACGTCATGGGAAGGCTAGGAGCTTATAATTCTTCAAATTTGCAG CTGGCCAACTCAATGATGGACTATGACCCTTCATATGATTCTGAAGAAGCTTCCACAGTAATGCCATCATCTTTCCATGATATCAGTGATGTCGAGTTCCAAGACAATTGGGCCAGGGTTTG gGTGGACCTTGGAACCTCAGATTACCTTGGTTTGGATGTATTACTAAACTGCTTAACACAGTTGAGCTCAGA GCACTTGGGTATCAAACAAGTGGTTTTTGGAGGCAAGAAAATGGGTGACTGGGAAGAGGGCATGACGAGCTCAGATTATGGATACAAGCACTTCAAGAtatga
- the LOC8084449 gene encoding testis-expressed protein 2, translated as MALLPFLLGFLIGALALAALEAAALLLLLRRLRRRQVVPEDAPPAADELPGERPFPYEKQGSLWILEPEKMPKVSNERLSVGGPKETKDKKNIVEVFPAKKMAKINGHSLCLSAPDGSQATIELLNCTVLAVSASSMPSRKWAKRYPIKLESKDSEIYNGSKVCYLYTDTSWEKESWCKALRIAATADKEKLNWHAMLSEKFLDYISSLNSEYPCFLKPPILSAEDHEVMDRTSKTDGSSKVRLFLKKLAKKASTKAALENKTSSGSSVQGERKILDKLRSYQGAPFIEALIGPQEDKLGSSSSQDTVKAIAPPAALSQTGQLSTSPDVNADDRVADEGTLCWNLLSSRLFFDAKMSDEINKAIKARIQRTLSNMRTPSYVGEITLTDFSLGELPPYVHAMRVLPLDLNELWAFEVDFEYSGGILLHIETRLEVQEPELQKDIMKSNFGADANGEVDSDLLESIEQYGNQFKGSHKSASSMGGNDEADASSQSKSTGWTSAYISRWKTILHSIADHVSQVPLSLAIRISSVRGVLRIHMKPPPSDQIWYGFTSMPDLEWDLESSVGDRKITNSHIAALIGNRFKASLRDSLVLPNCESISMPWMLAEKDDWVPRKDAPFIWLNHEPTEMRSHATATALTQPEEGDLKDDTSSKRPMPTLLNSSGGSEESLRAVASIDEAKQEPKAEASLHSQFSSTPVSESVHSDENEEPRKPLLITEKLQEDASESRVMSPMYTSLRAVIPAGEQPQVSASSVGEDVKRKGGRRARMMDFGKRMGDKLEEKRRTIEEKGRHIVEKMRENARTNSMERTSS; from the exons ATGGCGCTGCTGCCCTTCCTGCTAGGTTTCCTCATCGGCGCCCTGGCGCTGGCCGCGCTCGAGGCGGCGGCGCTACTGCTGCTactccgccgcctccgccgcagGCAGGTTGTGCCGGAGGACGCGCCGCCAGCCGCCGACGAGCTGCCCGGGGAACGCCCCTTCCCCTACGAGAAGCAG GGTTCTCTATGGATACTGGAGCCAGAAAAAATGCCAAAAGTCAGTAATGAACGCTTATCGGTTGGAGGTCCCAAAGAGACAAAAGACAAGAAGAATATCGTGGAGGTTTTCCCTGCAAAGAAGATGGCTAAAATCAATGGACACTCCCTTTGTTTGTCTGCTCCTGATGGCTCCCAAGCAACCATTGAACTTTTGAACTGCACGGTCCTTGCAGTTTCTGCATCAAGTATGCCCTCACGTAAATG GGCTAAGAGGTACCCAATAAAATTAGAAAGCAAGGACAGTGAGATTTATAATGGAAGCAAGGTCTGCTATCTTTATACAGACACTTCCTGGGAGAAGGAATCATGGTGCAAAGCACTCCGTATTGCAGCTACTGCTGACAAGGAAAAATTAAATTGGCATGCCATGCTTAGCGAGAAGTTCCTCGATTACATATCGTCATTAAATTCTGAATACCCATGTTTCCTAAAGCCTCCAATACTCTCTGCTGAGGATCATGAGGTTATGGACAGGACATCAAAGACTGATGGATCTTCAAAAGTACGTCTTTTCCTCAAGAAGTTGGCAAAGAAGGCATCTACGAAGGCTGCCTTAGAGAACAAAACAAGTTCGGGATCGTCTGTGCAAGGTGAAAGAAAGATACTCGATAAATTGCGCAGCTATCAGGGTGCACCATTTATTGAAGCATTAATAGGTCCACAAGAGGACAAGCTCGGTAGCAGTTCATCGCAAGATACTGTAAAAGCCATTGCCCCACCTGCTGCATTGAGTCAAACTGGACAGCTTTCAACTTCACCTGATGTGAATGCAGATGATCGAGTTGCTGATGAAGGTACACTTTGTTGGAACCTCCTGTCATCACGGTTGTTTTTCGATGCTAAAATGAGTGATGAGATAAACAAGGCCATCAAAGCACGCATTCAG AGGACTTTGTCAAATATGAGGACCCCTTCTTACGTGGGTGAAATTACACTTACGGACTTTAGCCTTGGAGAACTTCCACCTTATGTGCATGCGATGAGAGTCCTTCCTCTGGATCTTAATGAATTATGGGCCTTTGAAGTTGACTTTGAGTATTCGGGTGGAATACTGCTGCACATTGAAACAAGGCTTGAGGTTCAGGAACCAGAGTTGCAAAAGGACATCatgaaaagtaattttggagcAGATGCTAATGGAGAGGTTGATTCTGATCTTCTTGAGAGTATTGAACAGTATGGTAACCAATTTAAAGGCTCACATAAATCAGCTTCTTCGATGGGGGGAAATGATGAAGCAG ATGCATCAAGTCAGTCAAAGAGCACTGGATGGACCTCGGCATATATATCAAGATGGAAAACTATCTTGCACTCAATAGCCGATCACGTCTCACAG GTTCCTCTTTCTCTGGCAATAAGGATTTCATCTGTTCGAGGTGTCTTGAGGATACATATGAAGCCCCCTCCTTCTGATCAAATTTGGTATGGATTTACGTCAATGCCTGATCTAGAATGGGATTTGGAATCTTCTGTTGGGGATAGGAAAATCACCAACAGTCATATTGCTGCACTTATTGGTAACAGATTCAAG GCTTCGCTTCGAGATAGCTTAGTGCTTCCAAATTGTGAAAGCATCTCCATGCCATGGATGTTGGCAGAAAAGGATGACTGGGTACCTcgcaaggatgctccttttatTTGGCTAAATCATGAGCCCACTGAGATGAGAAGCCATGCCACAGCTACAGCATTAACTCAGCCTGAGGAAGGTGACCTCAAGGATGATACTAGTAGCAAAAGGCCAATGCCAACTTTACTCAACTCATCAGGTGGGAGCGAGGAATCATTGAGAGCAGTGGCATCCATTGACGAGGCAAAACAAGAGCCCAAGGCAGAAGCATCATTGCACAGCCAGTTTTCATCTACTCCAGTCAGTGAATCTGTCCATAGCGATGAAAATGAGGAACCGAGGAAGCCGCTGTTGATCACAGAGAAACTCCAGGAAGATGCTTCAGAAAGTAGAGTTATGTCTCCCATGTACACATCTCTGAGGGCAGTGATACCAGCAGGGGAGCAGCCGCAGGTGTCAGCATCATCTGTTGGAGAGGACGTGAAGCGAAAAGGCGGGAGGCGAGCTCGGATGATGGATTTCGGGAAGAGGATGGGAGACAAGCTGGAGGAGAAGAGGCGGACCATCGAAGAGAAAGGGAGGCATATCGTGGAGAAGATGCGAGAAAATGCCAGGACGAACAGCATGGAGAGGACTAGTAGCTAG
- the LOC8084447 gene encoding sucrose transport protein SUT4 isoform X3, with the protein MKFHLGYILGDTTEHCRTYKGSRFRAAMVFILGFWMLDLANNTVQGPARALLADLSGPDQCNSANAIFCSWMAVGNILGFSAGASGDWHKWFPFLMTRACCEACGNLKAAFLVAVVFLLFCMSVTLYFAEEIPLEPKDAQGLSDSAPLLNGSREDAHALNEPNNERFPNGHVDGNNVSANNNTEEFPNANSNTDNGGVFNDGPGAVLVNILTSMRHLPPGMHSVLVVMALTWLSWFPFFLFDTDWMGREVYHGDPNGDLSERKAYDNGVREGAFGLLLNSVVLGVGSFLVDPLCRMIGARLVWAISNFTVFICMMATTILSWISSDLYSSKLHHIIGANKTVKTTALVVFSLLGLPLSITYSVPFSVTAELTAGTGGGQGLATGVLNLAIVVPQIVVSLGAGPWDALYGGGNIPAFALASVFSLAAGVLAVLKLPKLSNSYQSAGFHGFG; encoded by the exons ATGAAGTTTC ACCTCGGTTACATCTTAGGGGATACCACCGAGCACTGCAG AACATATAAAGGTTCAAGATTTCGAGCTGCTATGGTTTTCATTCTAGGATTCTGGATGTTGGACCTGGCAAACAATACAGTGCAA GGTCCTGCTCGTGCTCTTCTAGCTGATCTTTCAG GTCCTGATCAGTGTAATTCTGCAAATGCAATATTCTGCTCATGGATGGCTGTTGGAAATATTCTTGGTTTTTCAGCTGGTGCAAGCGGGGATTGGCACAA GTGGTTTCCTTTTCTAATGACTAGAGCCTGCTGTGAAGCTTGTGGTAATTTGAAAGCAGCTTTCTTAGTTGCAGTC GTATTTCTTTTGTTCTGTATGTCTGTTACGCTGTACTTCGCTGAAGAGATCCCACTAGAGCCAAAAGATGCACAAGGACTGTCAGATTCTGCTCCTCTACTGAACGGTTCTAGAGAGGATGCACATGCATTGAATGAACCAAATAATGAAAGATTTCCTAATGGCCATGTAGATGGAAACAACGTGTCGGCTAACAACAACACTGAGGAATTTCCAAATGCGAATTCCAACACAGACAATGGAGGAGTCTTCAATGATGGACCTGGAGCAGTTTTGGTTAACATTTTGACCAGCATGAGGCATCTACCTCCTGGGATGCATTCAGTGCTTGTAGTTATGGCCCTAACATGG TTGTCATGGTttcccttttttctttttgacacTGACTGGATGGGGCGTGAAGTTTACCATGGGGATCCAAATGGAGATCTGAGTGAGAGGAAAGCTTATGACAATGGTGTCCGAGAAGGTGCATTTGGTTTGCTATTGAATTCA GTTGTCCTTGGCGTTGGTTCCTTCCTTGTTGATCCACTATGCCGGATgattggtgcaagattggtttgGGCCATTAGCAACTTCACTGTGTTTATTTGCATGATGGCTACAACAATACTAAGTTGGATCTCTTCTGATCTGTACTCAAGCaaactccatcacatcattggGGCAAATAAAACAGTCAAGACTACAGCATTGGTTGTTTTCTCTCTTCTCGGACTGCCACTCTCG ATCACTTATAGCGTTCCATTTTCTGTGACTGCTGAGCTGACTGCTGGTACAGGAGGTGGACAAG GTCTGGCCACAGGAGTCCTAAATCTCGCTATTGTTGTTCCCCAG ATAGTAGTGTCACTCGGAGCAGGTCCATGGGATGCTCTATATGGGGGAGGAAACATCCCAGCGTTCGCCTTGGCTTCGGTCTTCTCCCTGGCGGCAGGTGTGCTCGCAGTTCTCAAGCTACCAAAGCTGTCGAACTCGTACCAATCTGCCGGTTTCCATGGATTTGGCTGA
- the LOC8084448 gene encoding uncharacterized protein LOC8084448 isoform X1, with amino-acid sequence MVSRSSNLEVFLEAATPRLPWRSAPMDCFRGPDTVWQLEKKHSVDYFTLEDLWEHYSESSAYGLAVPVRLHHQTTGKSITQHFVPYLSAIQIYTAKALAAVPSRSTESETDSWSDDNSVGDKDSRSWDAASSYDSSHEDLDDPTVRSKQGGYLNFQYSECDPPYERIPLADKVAELAQDYPCLTSLNSAELSPSSWLSVAWYPIYHIPYHGNLKGISACFLTYHSISTVFQDEIIVRCGGDRTVALSPFGLATYRMEAGKRLWTEPHHMPAAAAGSGGGSPNAAAASRLSVPSSHSDLYWAASSWLKQVGAHHPDFNFFTAHRSAIR; translated from the exons ATGGTGAGCAGGAGCAGCAATCTTGAGGTCTTCCTGGAGGCCGCTACTCCACGGTTGCCATGGCGATCGGCGCCCATG GACTGTTTCCGAGGGCCAGACACTGTCTGGCAGCTGGAGAAGAAACACTCGGTCGACTACTTCACCCTGGAGGATCTGTGGGAGCATTATTCAGAGAGCAGCGCGTACGGCCTCGCTGTTCCTGTCCGTCTTCATCACCAGACGACGGGCAAGTCCATCACCCAGCATTTCGTTCCCTACCTATCAGCTATTCAGATATACACCGCCAAGGCTCTTGCTGCTGTCCCCAG CAGGAGCACGGAAAGCGAGACTGATTCTTGGAGCGACGATAATAGTGTCGGCGACAAGGATTCCAGGTCTTGGGATGCCGCGTCATCATATGATTCAAGCCATGAAGACTTGGATGATCCTACTGTTCGTTCAAAGCAAGGTGGATACCTGAATTTCCAGTACAGTGAATGCGACCCACCCTATGAGAGAATTCCTCTTGCAGACAAG GTGGCAGAGCTGGCACAAGACTATCCGTGCTTGACATCGCTGAACAGCGCAGAATTGTCACCTTCAAGCTGGCTATCGGTAGCATG GTATCCTATTTACCATATCCCTTATCATGGGAACCTGAAGGGAATTTCTGCATGTTTCCTTACCTACCATTCTATCTCAACGGTGTTTCAAG ATGAGATCATAGTGAGATGCGGTGGCGACAGGACCGTGGCGCTTTCCCCATTCGGACTGGCGACCTACAGAATGGAAGCAGGGAAGCGGCTCTGGACGGAGCCACACCACATGCCTGCAGCTGCTGCTGGTAGTGGTGGTGGATCACcaaatgctgctgctgctagtaGGTTATCAGTCCCATCATCCCATTCTGACCTCTACTGGGCGGCATCCTCTTGGCTGAAGCAAGTGGGAGCACACCATCCTGACTTTAACTTCTTCACAGCTCATCGCTCTGCGATCAGATAG
- the LOC110434865 gene encoding transcription factor MYB44-like, which yields MEESACSAGAPGTTGIVVRLRLPRAWTPEEDARLRRLAKENGFGHWHRVARGMPAPGRSARSCRHRWRHHLARDVYHRPFTARDDEELRRLVARHGARRWKDVGRAVYGRTSRVMKQRWREIRETTTATVQQRPGCYYDADDILASTFASCNLAMDAMDPRAGSLALGFACMAV from the coding sequence atggaGGAGTCGGCGTGCTCCGCCGGCGCGCCGGGGACGACGGGCATCGTGGTCCGCCTGAGGCTGCCACGCGCGTGGACGCCGGAGGAGGACGCGCGCCTGCGCCGGCTGGCCAAGGAGAACGGCTTCGGCCACTGGCACCGCGTGGCGCGCGGGATGCCGGCGCCAGGGCGCTCCGCCAGGTCCTGCCGCCACCGCTGGCGCCACCACCTCGCCCGCGACGTCTACCACCGCCCCTTCACCGCgcgcgacgacgaggagctgcgaCGCCTGGTGGCGCGCCACGGCGCCCGCCGCTGGAAGGACGTCGGCCGCGCGGTGTACGGGCGCACGTCGCGCGTTATGAAGCAGCGATGGAGGGAGATCCGcgagacgacgacggcgacggtgCAGCAGAGGCCGGGCTGCTACTACGACGCCGACGACATTCTGGCTTCGACGTTCGCTTCGTGCAATCTTGCCATGGACGCCATGGATCCCAGGGCAGGAAGCCTCGCGTTAGGTTTTGCCTGCATGGCGGTTTGA
- the LOC8084447 gene encoding sucrose transport protein SUT4 isoform X2 — translation MHNDMCCYLGYILGDTTEHCRTYKGSRFRAAMVFILGFWMLDLANNTVQGPARALLADLSGPDQCNSANAIFCSWMAVGNILGFSAGASGDWHKWFPFLMTRACCEACGNLKAAFLVAVVFLLFCMSVTLYFAEEIPLEPKDAQGLSDSAPLLNGSREDAHALNEPNNERFPNGHVDGNNVSANNNTEEFPNANSNTDNGGVFNDGPGAVLVNILTSMRHLPPGMHSVLVVMALTWLSWFPFFLFDTDWMGREVYHGDPNGDLSERKAYDNGVREGAFGLLLNSVVLGVGSFLVDPLCRMIGARLVWAISNFTVFICMMATTILSWISSDLYSSKLHHIIGANKTVKTTALVVFSLLGLPLSITYSVPFSVTAELTAGTGGGQGLATGVLNLAIVVPQIVVSLGAGPWDALYGGGNIPAFALASVFSLAAGVLAVLKLPKLSNSYQSAGFHGFG, via the exons ATGCATAATGATATGTGCTGCT ACCTCGGTTACATCTTAGGGGATACCACCGAGCACTGCAG AACATATAAAGGTTCAAGATTTCGAGCTGCTATGGTTTTCATTCTAGGATTCTGGATGTTGGACCTGGCAAACAATACAGTGCAA GGTCCTGCTCGTGCTCTTCTAGCTGATCTTTCAG GTCCTGATCAGTGTAATTCTGCAAATGCAATATTCTGCTCATGGATGGCTGTTGGAAATATTCTTGGTTTTTCAGCTGGTGCAAGCGGGGATTGGCACAA GTGGTTTCCTTTTCTAATGACTAGAGCCTGCTGTGAAGCTTGTGGTAATTTGAAAGCAGCTTTCTTAGTTGCAGTC GTATTTCTTTTGTTCTGTATGTCTGTTACGCTGTACTTCGCTGAAGAGATCCCACTAGAGCCAAAAGATGCACAAGGACTGTCAGATTCTGCTCCTCTACTGAACGGTTCTAGAGAGGATGCACATGCATTGAATGAACCAAATAATGAAAGATTTCCTAATGGCCATGTAGATGGAAACAACGTGTCGGCTAACAACAACACTGAGGAATTTCCAAATGCGAATTCCAACACAGACAATGGAGGAGTCTTCAATGATGGACCTGGAGCAGTTTTGGTTAACATTTTGACCAGCATGAGGCATCTACCTCCTGGGATGCATTCAGTGCTTGTAGTTATGGCCCTAACATGG TTGTCATGGTttcccttttttctttttgacacTGACTGGATGGGGCGTGAAGTTTACCATGGGGATCCAAATGGAGATCTGAGTGAGAGGAAAGCTTATGACAATGGTGTCCGAGAAGGTGCATTTGGTTTGCTATTGAATTCA GTTGTCCTTGGCGTTGGTTCCTTCCTTGTTGATCCACTATGCCGGATgattggtgcaagattggtttgGGCCATTAGCAACTTCACTGTGTTTATTTGCATGATGGCTACAACAATACTAAGTTGGATCTCTTCTGATCTGTACTCAAGCaaactccatcacatcattggGGCAAATAAAACAGTCAAGACTACAGCATTGGTTGTTTTCTCTCTTCTCGGACTGCCACTCTCG ATCACTTATAGCGTTCCATTTTCTGTGACTGCTGAGCTGACTGCTGGTACAGGAGGTGGACAAG GTCTGGCCACAGGAGTCCTAAATCTCGCTATTGTTGTTCCCCAG ATAGTAGTGTCACTCGGAGCAGGTCCATGGGATGCTCTATATGGGGGAGGAAACATCCCAGCGTTCGCCTTGGCTTCGGTCTTCTCCCTGGCGGCAGGTGTGCTCGCAGTTCTCAAGCTACCAAAGCTGTCGAACTCGTACCAATCTGCCGGTTTCCATGGATTTGGCTGA